A genomic segment from Actinomycetota bacterium encodes:
- a CDS encoding cysteine hydrolase, whose protein sequence is MTVAVVTNECQRGAIGDHALWPALVDSAKPMVVALARLLDAARDRGVPVVHCVAVRRADLRGANTNAPLFEVANRSGGLRAGTPAVELMPELGPAASDLVLPKTHGVASLGSTGADAALRNLGVDEIILTGVSVNVAIPALAFEAVNRGYHVTIPRDAVAGVPPSYAEEVLERTLSLVATLTTVDDWIAGLPPA, encoded by the coding sequence ATGACCGTCGCCGTCGTCACCAACGAATGCCAGCGTGGGGCGATCGGCGATCACGCGCTATGGCCGGCGCTCGTCGATTCGGCGAAACCGATGGTCGTGGCGCTGGCGCGGTTGCTCGACGCCGCACGTGATCGCGGCGTCCCGGTCGTCCACTGCGTGGCCGTTCGGCGCGCCGACCTGCGCGGCGCCAACACCAACGCTCCCCTCTTCGAGGTGGCCAACCGCTCCGGCGGCTTGCGCGCCGGGACACCGGCCGTCGAGCTGATGCCCGAGCTGGGCCCGGCCGCGAGCGATCTCGTCTTGCCGAAGACGCACGGCGTGGCATCGCTCGGCTCGACCGGAGCCGACGCGGCCCTGCGGAACCTCGGCGTCGACGAGATCATCCTCACCGGGGTTTCGGTGAACGTCGCGATCCCGGCGCTCGCGTTCGAGGCGGTGAACCGCGGATACCACGTCACGATCCCACGGGACGCCGTGGCCGGCGTTCCTCCCTCCTATGCCGAGGAAGTGCTGGAAAGGACGCTCTCCCTCGTCGCAACGCTCACGACCGTCGACGATTGGATCGCAGGGTTGCCTCCCGCGTAG